In Leptospira selangorensis, the following are encoded in one genomic region:
- the fliD gene encoding flagellar filament capping protein FliD, which translates to MPAFSIPGLSSGQDTNQIVKKLVELEAKPIRRLERQNGFNQAQVKAWSDLKTLTTDLQNKTREIISFTAPFATKSIVSDPEGVITGDAARSASSGKRKIEVKELATYHQISGDPIDSERKIPAGTFKVLSGEIEKEIEFQGGTIRDLYLTIRTAAAGIIQPTIVKVDQDKTVLTLAASQSGKDNQLKFDDPNGVLKAASLVGGMLPQDPPQSFYLPWEASQTNPFQPDKYGMTATSKPTFIAADPEKKEPSKIKLSSKQAFQFHMDAKEGKKGARIEATLSEPLEEGETISLGVIYDQDEQDKVFLEQAYHKEGKVRVTFKSNMDGKKIHKVIVINQTGKEKEFSNFRFVLPAEFNSAKPAKTIVEAKDAVFLVDGIEITRPKNEGLTDVLDGVLLNLNKKSEGGPATVDIKVDSVKGIRMIKEFIEAYNNVLKYSKDATAVNREGGISDSKLEDPDITRSFWERKTKTGILAGENSVIRLVAGMKTVTTSSFPAYPNSEIRTLSDVGISTGDVGSKWADIQEGLLALDEAKLAAKLAENPDAVRHLFAQDTNSDARMDTGVGVNLVEHLKPYTQFAGGLVTSKIKLLEEQVSDNNKKIKNFESHLMSYEKKLKEKFLYMEQGVGRNKAVGSYLNNNLSRGQGGDDK; encoded by the coding sequence ATGCCCGCATTCTCTATTCCGGGACTGAGTTCCGGCCAGGATACGAACCAAATCGTAAAAAAACTGGTAGAGCTGGAAGCAAAGCCGATTCGCCGTTTGGAAAGGCAAAACGGTTTTAATCAGGCTCAGGTCAAAGCATGGTCCGATCTTAAAACCCTCACTACTGACCTCCAAAACAAAACTAGAGAAATTATATCTTTCACTGCGCCATTTGCGACCAAGTCGATCGTTTCTGATCCGGAAGGTGTGATCACTGGAGATGCTGCGCGTTCTGCAAGCAGCGGAAAGCGTAAGATAGAAGTGAAAGAACTTGCGACCTATCATCAGATCTCAGGTGATCCTATCGATTCTGAAAGAAAGATACCTGCCGGTACTTTCAAAGTTCTTTCGGGAGAGATAGAGAAGGAGATAGAATTCCAAGGTGGAACTATCCGAGATCTATATCTTACAATTCGTACTGCTGCTGCAGGGATTATTCAGCCGACTATCGTAAAAGTGGATCAAGATAAGACGGTTTTAACTTTAGCCGCTTCTCAGTCCGGTAAGGACAATCAACTGAAGTTTGATGATCCGAACGGTGTGCTTAAGGCAGCCTCTCTTGTAGGAGGAATGCTTCCTCAGGATCCACCTCAGTCTTTTTATCTTCCTTGGGAAGCAAGTCAGACAAATCCTTTCCAGCCGGATAAGTATGGAATGACAGCAACTTCTAAACCTACATTTATTGCGGCCGACCCCGAGAAAAAAGAACCTTCTAAGATCAAATTAAGCTCTAAACAAGCATTCCAATTTCATATGGATGCAAAAGAAGGGAAGAAGGGAGCAAGAATCGAAGCTACTCTTTCCGAACCTTTGGAAGAAGGTGAAACGATTTCCTTGGGTGTGATCTATGATCAGGACGAGCAGGACAAAGTATTTTTAGAGCAGGCCTATCATAAAGAAGGAAAGGTCCGCGTTACTTTCAAATCCAATATGGATGGAAAGAAGATCCATAAGGTAATCGTAATCAATCAGACCGGAAAGGAGAAGGAATTCTCTAATTTCAGATTTGTCCTTCCTGCTGAGTTTAACAGTGCTAAACCTGCAAAGACAATCGTAGAAGCTAAGGATGCCGTATTTTTAGTAGATGGAATCGAGATCACTCGACCTAAAAACGAAGGTTTAACCGACGTATTGGATGGGGTGCTTCTGAACCTGAACAAAAAGAGCGAAGGTGGTCCTGCTACAGTAGATATCAAGGTGGATTCCGTGAAAGGGATCCGAATGATCAAAGAATTTATAGAAGCATATAATAATGTTCTAAAATACTCCAAGGATGCTACCGCAGTTAATAGAGAAGGCGGGATCAGCGATTCTAAACTGGAAGATCCGGATATTACCAGATCCTTCTGGGAAAGAAAAACTAAAACAGGTATTTTAGCCGGAGAGAATTCGGTTATCCGTTTGGTCGCAGGTATGAAAACGGTGACCACTTCTTCTTTTCCTGCTTATCCTAATTCTGAGATCCGAACACTTTCAGATGTTGGAATTTCAACGGGAGATGTGGGAAGTAAATGGGCGGATATCCAAGAAGGCCTTCTGGCTCTGGACGAGGCAAAACTCGCTGCTAAACTTGCGGAGAATCCGGACGCAGTTCGTCATTTATTCGCCCAGGATACAAATTCTGATGCTAGAATGGACACCGGAGTAGGCGTAAATCTGGTAGAACATTTGAAACCTTATACCCAGTTCGCCGGTGGACTGGTCACAAGCAAGATCAAGTTATTGGAAGAGCAAGTCTCCGATAATAATAAGAAGATCAAAAACTTCGAATCCCACCTGATGAGTTATGAAAAAAAACTCAAAGAAAAGTTCCTGTATATGGAGCAGGGTGTGGGTAGAAATAAGGCCGTCGGTTCCTATCTGAATAATAATCTCAGTAGGGGACAGGGCGGAGATGATAAATAA
- a CDS encoding SpoIIE family protein phosphatase yields MNPYLILPLFALFINLWLFTYVLALKGKHRVVHLYLFYSAALSLWIISIILYWSFLPFHWMTWIFKISSISWLLVGPLFLEFVFAFLSKNPNIVLYLLRGLALAIFPITLTTDWIIAGVERKYWGDMLIQGPLYVYGINLLTVSPPVYAIFLLIFESRKEEIGFRKQCYLLAFGTFLSSVLGFLTTVLPRILSEGDLHYPPLSGSVTVIQSACVFIAIAKYGFLEIRLEKIALQLYAKLREGVILLSASDDLLYWNESAKEMLGFPKITATPEKLDLGKFLEGFTRRPFSRMDFKRKFSETKKISSEEDMLPSSDSVYLEVSKSEIPISGRDLGRVYVLRDITEKKEASERINMLYSRVIRDLDIAREVQNTITTRDFPSSDKFKIFSYFRPYDRVGGDVLNCSESADGSLEILFADVSGHGISSAMVAAMASISFNVFSRKGNKPKEGLLFTNDLLSSVVTQHFISAVFLKYNPNTRILEYSYAGHHAGLLLRDGQTLDLQGKGGVLLAVGTPILEDFQIQLRPGDRVLLYSDGLFEVRGSKGIPMGNTTLVEAVKKLSYQDSDSLIRSLVSYSESFGDGIMTDDLTLFCLEITG; encoded by the coding sequence GTGAACCCATATCTAATCCTCCCATTATTCGCATTATTTATCAATCTATGGTTGTTCACCTATGTCCTAGCGTTAAAAGGAAAACATAGAGTAGTTCATTTATATCTTTTCTACTCCGCAGCATTAAGTCTTTGGATCATTTCTATTATTCTATACTGGTCCTTCTTACCATTTCATTGGATGACTTGGATCTTTAAGATCAGTTCTATTTCCTGGTTATTAGTCGGCCCTTTATTTTTAGAGTTCGTATTCGCATTCTTATCAAAAAACCCGAATATAGTTTTATATCTTTTGAGAGGATTGGCACTCGCTATATTTCCGATCACATTGACAACTGATTGGATCATAGCAGGTGTAGAAAGAAAATACTGGGGAGATATGTTGATCCAGGGTCCTCTTTACGTGTATGGGATCAATTTGCTCACGGTTTCTCCGCCGGTTTACGCGATCTTTCTTTTGATTTTTGAATCCAGAAAAGAAGAAATAGGATTCAGAAAACAATGTTATCTTTTGGCATTCGGAACATTCCTTTCTTCCGTGCTTGGATTTTTAACCACAGTCCTTCCTAGGATTCTATCCGAAGGAGATCTACATTATCCACCATTGAGCGGAAGTGTGACAGTGATCCAATCAGCGTGCGTATTTATAGCGATCGCAAAATACGGATTTTTAGAGATCCGATTGGAAAAGATCGCTCTCCAATTATACGCAAAGCTTAGAGAAGGTGTGATCCTATTATCCGCATCCGATGATCTACTGTATTGGAACGAAAGTGCAAAAGAAATGTTAGGTTTTCCTAAAATAACAGCAACTCCGGAGAAGCTGGACCTAGGAAAATTTTTAGAAGGATTTACGAGAAGACCCTTCTCTAGAATGGACTTCAAAAGAAAATTTTCCGAAACAAAAAAGATCTCCTCGGAAGAGGACATGCTCCCCTCCTCCGATTCGGTTTATTTAGAAGTTTCCAAATCCGAAATCCCAATCTCGGGAAGAGACTTAGGCAGAGTGTACGTACTTCGAGACATCACCGAAAAAAAAGAAGCTTCCGAAAGGATCAATATGCTCTACTCCAGAGTGATCCGAGATCTAGATATAGCGAGAGAAGTCCAAAATACGATTACCACCAGAGATTTTCCTTCTTCCGATAAATTTAAGATATTTTCCTATTTTCGTCCTTATGATCGAGTAGGAGGAGATGTTCTAAACTGTTCCGAAAGTGCAGATGGAAGTCTGGAGATCTTATTTGCGGATGTTTCGGGACATGGGATCTCTTCTGCGATGGTGGCTGCAATGGCATCCATCTCATTCAACGTATTTTCTAGAAAAGGAAACAAACCTAAGGAAGGTTTATTATTCACGAATGATCTACTTTCTTCCGTGGTAACCCAACATTTTATCTCTGCGGTTTTCCTTAAATATAATCCCAATACAAGAATATTAGAATATAGTTATGCAGGTCACCATGCTGGGCTTCTTCTCAGAGATGGGCAAACCTTGGATTTGCAAGGAAAAGGAGGGGTCTTACTTGCCGTAGGAACTCCTATCTTGGAGGATTTTCAGATCCAACTAAGGCCCGGGGACAGAGTGTTATTATATTCGGACGGTTTATTCGAGGTCAGGGGATCTAAAGGAATTCCGATGGGTAATACCACACTCGTGGAAGCGGTAAAAAAACTTTCTTACCAGGACTCGGACAGTCTGATCCGCTCCTTAGTATCCTATTCGGAATCCTTCGGAGACGGGATCATGACGGACGATCTCACCTTATTCTGTTTAGAAATTACAGGTTAA
- a CDS encoding bifunctional riboflavin kinase/FAD synthetase produces the protein MKILRSLENLKSNLKTSTVVTLGNFDGIHLGHQALLERTKEISLEKGLPSCVVTYHPNPALVLGKDKDLGGITTQADKENLIESYGIDWLVVVPFTLEFAQIEAETFLKEILINQLGAKSILIGFNHCFGKGRRGDYELLKQYSSEYGYDLEKLDPVFLGATKLSSSYIRSLLREGKVEEAEECLGREFSVTGTVVQGHQRGRTIGFPTANVQALPELILPGVGVYAGRTEIEGKTYPSMINIGNNPTFGDQAVTLESHIFDFSDDIYGKKVNVIFTKKIREEIKFPGVDALVSQLKKDETLSRKILQER, from the coding sequence TTGAAAATTCTTAGAAGTCTGGAGAACTTAAAAAGCAACCTAAAGACTTCCACAGTCGTAACTTTGGGGAATTTTGACGGGATCCATCTGGGCCACCAGGCTCTTTTAGAAAGAACCAAGGAAATTTCCCTGGAAAAAGGTCTCCCTTCCTGCGTAGTCACATACCATCCCAACCCTGCTCTTGTTTTAGGAAAAGACAAAGACCTGGGAGGGATTACCACACAAGCAGATAAAGAAAATTTAATAGAATCTTACGGGATAGACTGGCTAGTCGTTGTCCCATTCACATTAGAATTCGCCCAAATCGAGGCGGAAACCTTCCTAAAAGAAATTTTAATCAACCAACTCGGAGCAAAATCGATTCTGATCGGATTCAATCATTGTTTCGGAAAAGGAAGAAGAGGAGATTACGAACTTCTCAAACAATATTCTTCCGAATACGGATACGATTTGGAAAAACTGGATCCTGTGTTCCTTGGCGCTACAAAACTTTCCAGCTCCTATATTCGATCCTTATTGAGAGAAGGTAAGGTAGAAGAAGCAGAAGAATGCCTCGGAAGGGAATTCTCCGTCACAGGAACAGTTGTACAAGGCCACCAAAGAGGAAGAACGATCGGATTCCCTACTGCGAATGTACAGGCTCTGCCTGAACTTATTCTTCCTGGTGTAGGAGTTTATGCGGGAAGAACGGAAATAGAAGGTAAAACCTATCCTTCTATGATCAATATCGGAAATAATCCTACATTCGGTGACCAAGCAGTCACTTTAGAAAGTCATATATTCGATTTTTCTGATGATATCTATGGGAAGAAGGTAAACGTAATTTTTACCAAAAAGATCAGAGAAGAGATCAAATTTCCAGGAGTAGACGCTCTGGTCTCTCAATTGAAAAAGGACGAGACTCTTTCTAGAAAGATCCTGCAAGAAAGATAG
- a CDS encoding LIC10729 family protein gives MDWRRIAILLFLILAAAGQGPISQENRKTKNFENFSKPMGGENYISEDYKTFPELSIWAYHNGLKLAPDRKDPAPGAGTGRLFDNQCRMVSETGLDILLIADSNKKDIIYVYFDLTLFSKTENAAILPERELRISANGILKRTIRFPDANLYSKSIYAGTPPVYITVDPSELREGRLNLNLTPLAGEKGRFWGVWDVFLSYTAPEYP, from the coding sequence ATGGACTGGCGCCGAATTGCAATACTCTTATTCTTAATTCTTGCCGCTGCCGGACAGGGTCCGATCAGTCAGGAAAATCGGAAAACGAAAAATTTTGAGAATTTCTCCAAACCGATGGGGGGAGAAAACTATATTTCCGAGGATTATAAAACCTTCCCCGAACTTTCCATTTGGGCCTATCATAACGGTCTGAAATTAGCTCCGGATAGAAAAGATCCTGCTCCCGGTGCCGGGACAGGCAGATTATTCGACAACCAATGTAGAATGGTATCTGAAACAGGGTTGGATATCCTACTCATCGCAGATTCGAATAAAAAAGACATTATCTACGTTTATTTTGACCTCACACTATTCTCTAAGACGGAAAATGCGGCGATTTTGCCGGAAAGGGAGCTGAGAATTTCCGCAAACGGGATCTTAAAAAGAACGATCCGCTTTCCGGATGCGAACTTATACTCAAAGTCTATTTATGCAGGAACTCCTCCAGTGTACATCACAGTGGATCCCTCAGAGTTGAGAGAAGGTAGATTAAATTTGAATCTTACGCCGCTAGCTGGGGAAAAAGGAAGGTTTTGGGGAGTTTGGGACGTGTTTTTGTCCTACACAGCCCCGGAATATCCTTGA
- a CDS encoding SpoIIE family protein phosphatase → MNYYLFLPISALIINTLLISYVFARRFRSAVIRDFLRFVLFLNLWLVSYILYWSMLPPEWMTPIFKLSCFTWIPVGLLFLETVHRFLNIRSTILLPFFRFSVVLTIFLTASTDWIIKGSILYDWGYELEPGILFVPFSTVAVSGPAIWGLYLLLKERFRTKQRKIRQQLNFWIWGTTIALGISAYTELFNLDEQGRFLFVPLSPAAISIQAFFIFVAITRYGFLNISLERIAVELFRDIHDGIVLTKENHEFFFANQAAIAILDGSPSREGLFKPEWHFANYRKEQDHIPRDYQLIGNSVLQFIELTVSEIKITENESGTLYLLRDITEKKAAQEKIHQLYSQIVNDLEIARVTQASIITQKFPDKGSYRIHSFFQPIDKVGGDMLRVIEHSERVDILFADVSGHGIASAMVGGMLSIAFQIVSDKKLSPKESLSEIHEMLSKVVLHHHISAVYASFYPKENRVTFSYAGHHPMLVFREGKIYPLEGEGRILLAVKELHLNDYHFDLQTSDRLLFYSDGLYEVKNDLGEIFGYEEFLDWIQGMADRDTRSLLEAAHRKALEFGNGKHNDDLAMLALEIGS, encoded by the coding sequence ATGAATTATTACCTTTTTCTGCCAATAAGCGCTCTAATCATAAATACTCTACTTATTTCATATGTTTTTGCGAGAAGGTTCCGAAGTGCAGTTATCCGGGACTTTTTACGATTCGTTCTATTCTTAAATCTTTGGCTGGTTTCTTATATTTTGTATTGGAGCATGCTTCCACCGGAATGGATGACTCCAATTTTCAAACTTTCTTGTTTCACCTGGATCCCAGTTGGCCTCTTATTCTTAGAAACAGTACATAGATTTTTAAACATTCGTTCGACAATCCTGCTCCCATTCTTCCGTTTTTCCGTGGTGCTCACTATCTTCCTAACCGCTTCTACGGATTGGATCATCAAAGGTTCTATTTTATATGATTGGGGTTACGAATTGGAACCAGGGATTTTGTTCGTTCCATTCAGTACGGTCGCAGTTAGTGGTCCTGCGATCTGGGGATTATATCTTCTTTTAAAAGAAAGATTCAGGACAAAACAAAGGAAGATCAGACAACAATTGAATTTTTGGATCTGGGGCACCACGATTGCCCTCGGGATCAGCGCTTATACTGAATTATTCAATCTGGATGAACAAGGTAGATTTTTATTCGTTCCTTTAAGCCCCGCAGCAATCAGCATACAGGCATTTTTTATTTTTGTGGCGATCACACGTTATGGATTTCTAAATATCAGTTTAGAAAGGATTGCAGTAGAATTATTCAGAGACATTCACGATGGGATCGTTCTTACGAAAGAAAACCATGAGTTCTTTTTTGCGAACCAGGCTGCAATCGCGATCTTAGACGGTTCTCCATCTAGAGAAGGTCTGTTCAAACCGGAATGGCATTTTGCAAATTATAGAAAAGAACAGGATCATATTCCTAGAGATTACCAATTAATAGGTAACTCAGTTTTACAGTTTATAGAACTTACTGTTTCCGAGATTAAGATCACGGAGAATGAATCCGGGACCTTATACCTTTTACGGGACATCACCGAAAAGAAGGCAGCCCAAGAAAAAATCCACCAACTATATTCACAAATTGTAAACGACTTGGAGATTGCAAGGGTCACTCAGGCTTCTATCATTACCCAAAAATTTCCGGATAAAGGTTCTTATAGGATACACTCTTTTTTCCAGCCCATAGATAAAGTAGGCGGGGATATGTTAAGGGTGATCGAACACTCGGAGAGAGTGGATATACTGTTTGCAGATGTTTCCGGTCATGGGATCGCCTCAGCCATGGTGGGCGGAATGCTTTCAATCGCATTCCAGATTGTTTCGGATAAAAAACTTTCTCCCAAGGAAAGTTTGTCCGAGATCCACGAAATGCTTTCTAAGGTAGTATTACACCATCATATCTCTGCCGTATATGCGAGTTTTTATCCAAAGGAAAACAGAGTTACATTCTCTTACGCGGGACATCATCCAATGCTCGTCTTCAGAGAAGGTAAAATTTACCCCCTAGAAGGAGAAGGTAGGATCTTACTCGCAGTTAAGGAATTACATCTGAACGATTATCATTTCGACCTACAAACTTCTGATAGATTATTATTCTATTCTGATGGTTTATACGAAGTAAAAAATGATCTAGGAGAAATTTTCGGTTACGAAGAATTTTTAGATTGGATCCAAGGAATGGCGGATAGGGATACTCGTTCTTTATTAGAAGCGGCTCATAGAAAGGCGCTCGAATTCGGGAACGGAAAACATAATGACGATTTGGCAATGTTGGCATTGGAGATCGGATCGTGA
- a CDS encoding STAS domain-containing protein: MEISIRKSSETNIISLSGSLDIYTSIDLKNFFEQNIDRNNNNVVINLEKLNYIDSSGIGMLIKQLNYVQELSGKFFIANMKPAIEKVFKVAGLTSYFQTLSESEFTSQFP; encoded by the coding sequence ATGGAAATCAGCATTAGAAAATCCAGCGAAACAAATATAATCAGCCTCTCCGGGAGCCTGGACATCTATACGTCCATAGATCTCAAAAACTTTTTCGAACAGAACATTGATCGAAATAACAATAACGTTGTGATCAACCTGGAAAAGTTAAACTATATCGATTCCTCTGGGATCGGGATGCTGATTAAACAACTGAATTATGTCCAAGAATTGAGCGGAAAATTTTTCATCGCGAACATGAAACCTGCGATCGAAAAAGTTTTCAAAGTGGCAGGACTGACTTCTTATTTCCAAACTCTTTCAGAGTCAGAATTCACCAGCCAGTTTCCCTGA
- a CDS encoding acyl-CoA dehydrogenase family protein — MLQNNYFNDVSDLRLHFDHIINWKEIVDSYEGGFTDAAKYKAGDERFAAAPSTHEEALEYYKTLLDSVGEFAGKEIAPYVAELDKVGVKFENGKVTFPEKLLEIVRKARDAGLQPTGFSRKYGGLGVPWTVRAFFSEILYRVDASVCISIGCVNLAEIVEKNGSEELKDEWLPRLAAGEFACAMGLTEPDHGSDLPGLRTKATHKEGNTYLLNGTKRFITQGCGTGEIPAILLLLARTGNPGSGARGLSFFLVQSKDIQVAGIEKKMGLHCSPTCEIVLENTPGILIGEEGHGLIKHTMGMLNGARMGISQQGVGIAQAALAETKKYTSERIQFGKPIGTIPAVRKILRRMERETMAMRCLMLEGARAMDLYYFRGDHLKEKGATERDLKSDVVLKYWEKLAGILTPISKFYCSESCVKIAGDAVQLHGGAGFTEDYDVSRIYRDSRITTIYDGTSQIQVNASIGGVVTGMTGHGFLREYIDNEWSHFPIEETKVLSEVWDGFQEAVAMYKDLATSEEREETADEIVWASARLLSGLLFYRSTLRIPEEFRAERLSYVDEYNLDSLGYMEGLKAKLKVKVSARQTV, encoded by the coding sequence ATGCTACAAAACAACTACTTCAACGATGTATCCGACCTGAGGTTACATTTCGATCATATTATTAATTGGAAGGAAATTGTAGATTCCTACGAGGGCGGATTTACTGATGCCGCAAAATATAAAGCGGGAGATGAAAGATTTGCTGCTGCCCCTTCTACTCATGAAGAAGCATTAGAATATTATAAAACTTTATTGGACTCCGTGGGAGAATTTGCGGGTAAAGAGATCGCTCCTTATGTTGCCGAATTGGACAAAGTTGGGGTAAAATTCGAGAATGGAAAAGTTACATTCCCGGAAAAATTATTAGAGATCGTCCGAAAAGCAAGAGATGCAGGACTACAACCTACAGGTTTTTCTAGAAAGTACGGCGGTTTAGGAGTTCCTTGGACAGTTCGAGCATTCTTTAGCGAAATTTTATATAGAGTGGATGCATCCGTTTGTATTTCGATAGGTTGTGTGAACTTGGCAGAGATCGTAGAAAAAAATGGAAGTGAAGAATTAAAAGACGAATGGTTGCCTCGTTTAGCGGCGGGGGAATTTGCCTGCGCTATGGGACTTACGGAACCCGATCATGGCTCCGATCTGCCGGGACTTCGTACTAAGGCTACCCATAAAGAAGGAAATACCTATCTACTAAACGGAACCAAAAGATTTATCACCCAAGGTTGCGGCACTGGCGAAATTCCTGCGATACTGTTACTATTAGCTAGAACTGGAAATCCTGGAAGTGGAGCAAGAGGACTTTCTTTCTTCTTAGTTCAATCCAAAGACATACAAGTTGCCGGAATAGAAAAGAAAATGGGATTACATTGTTCTCCCACTTGCGAGATCGTTTTAGAGAATACTCCCGGTATCTTGATCGGAGAAGAAGGCCACGGACTTATCAAACATACGATGGGAATGTTAAACGGTGCACGTATGGGAATTTCCCAACAAGGAGTTGGGATTGCGCAGGCGGCATTAGCCGAAACTAAAAAATATACTTCCGAAAGAATTCAATTCGGAAAACCGATCGGGACTATTCCCGCAGTCCGTAAGATCCTTCGCAGAATGGAAAGAGAAACGATGGCAATGCGCTGCTTAATGTTAGAAGGCGCCCGTGCAATGGATCTATATTATTTCAGGGGAGATCATCTGAAAGAGAAAGGCGCCACAGAAAGAGATCTAAAATCAGACGTGGTCCTGAAGTATTGGGAAAAGTTAGCCGGAATACTTACGCCAATTTCAAAGTTTTATTGTTCAGAGTCCTGCGTAAAGATCGCGGGTGATGCGGTTCAACTTCATGGAGGAGCAGGTTTCACCGAAGACTATGACGTCTCCAGAATTTACAGAGACTCTAGGATCACAACCATCTATGACGGAACTTCTCAAATTCAAGTCAATGCTAGTATCGGTGGTGTAGTTACCGGCATGACTGGTCACGGTTTTTTAAGAGAATATATAGATAATGAATGGTCTCATTTCCCAATCGAAGAAACCAAAGTCCTTTCCGAAGTTTGGGATGGTTTCCAAGAGGCCGTCGCTATGTATAAGGATCTTGCTACTTCCGAAGAAAGAGAAGAAACTGCGGATGAGATCGTATGGGCAAGTGCCAGACTTCTTTCCGGTTTATTATTCTATCGTTCCACACTTCGTATTCCGGAAGAGTTTAGGGCAGAAAGACTTTCTTATGTGGATGAGTATAATCTGGACAGTCTTGGCTATATGGAAGGTCTGAAGGCGAAGCTTAAAGTAAAGGTTTCGGCAAGACAGACGGTTTAA
- a CDS encoding response regulator, with the protein METETSQNAILCVDDEAIILITLQKELKKQLGNLFQYETALNAEEAMEVIDDLVGAGVNVILILSDWLMPGIKGDEFLILVHQKYPKIRSILITGHVDAAAVDRVKKEAGTYTVIPKPWDVNKLMEAVRVCCNLN; encoded by the coding sequence TTGGAAACTGAAACATCACAGAATGCGATCCTATGTGTGGATGATGAGGCGATCATCTTAATTACCTTACAAAAGGAATTAAAGAAGCAGCTTGGAAATTTATTCCAATACGAGACTGCATTAAACGCAGAAGAAGCTATGGAAGTCATAGATGATCTAGTAGGCGCCGGTGTAAACGTGATCCTGATACTTTCCGATTGGTTGATGCCGGGGATTAAAGGAGATGAATTCTTAATTTTGGTCCACCAAAAGTATCCTAAGATCCGATCCATTTTGATTACCGGTCATGTGGATGCCGCTGCAGTGGACAGGGTAAAAAAAGAAGCAGGGACTTATACAGTGATCCCGAAACCTTGGGACGTGAATAAGCTAATGGAAGCGGTTCGAGTTTGTTGTAATTTAAATTAG